Below is a window of Carassius auratus strain Wakin unplaced genomic scaffold, ASM336829v1 scaf_tig00214283, whole genome shotgun sequence DNA.
AATTACCACACCTCTCTCTCCCTCGTTCGCCCTCTCGATCTTGCTTTCAGAGTCTCCATGTGGTATTACATCAGCCAACACAACTAATGAACGGGTTATGAAAAGAAGCAGGTTAGCAAAGATGACCTCTATGGCCTGCTTAGCATTTCGCCAGTTGTCAACTCCAGAGTCAAAGTGCAGAAATAAATCCAGAGTCACTGGATTTCAAATGAAAACATCACAAAGCACTACTTTTTGCAAGAGCAGAAATGTAGCACAATATTAAGATGGAGAAGAAATGTGGAAAACTTAGCACTCTTTGTGTTGATTCAAAATGGAAACGGTTCTCAGATGGAAGTGTGTCTCTTATTGGATAAACCCATCCTGGAACACCAAAGCTCATTATGACTAGAATGTGGATTCTTTTGGTTGTTTTGTGTAGGATGGAGCAAAGATGCTTCCCTGGTGTGAACGAATGCAGATCTGACAATAAATCATACATACTGTatagcacaatattttctgtcaGGCATTTTGAGAAACTTAAAACACAATCACACAGCAGTATGACAAGAAAGAACTACTTTCACCCATAAAATAATACCTGTTtaggtgtaaaaaataaaatgaaaagaacagATGGACATTCTCAataaaattatagaaaataaattagaACACACAGCATGTAAGTACAGTACACCtgatgcagagaaaaaaaaaaaaaaaaacgggttgGCACATATTAGTGAATACTTTCAAAACTTCCTCCTCCCTCTTCCCCGAAAAACAAAGCAAGATTTATTAATCAGTGTGTGAATCATCAGTactgtttctgtgttttgttttttcgttcagttataaaaaaaaaaaaaaaaaaaaaaagaagggtgcagaaatattacttttttaaattcccAAATCATCAAACAGCTGAAAGAGAATCCTTTCTGGAGTAAAATCAAGATATtacagaaacagtttttttttttttttttttttttttttttttaccacactctCCAGACCTCACTCTTTCATTTACTGTCTCTGTGTGAAAATATAGAATAGAGCACTCTTCATCTCTGGTCTGTCCTCACACCTGTAAACAAGTACAGAATCCTTTAGAACACATCTTGCTGAAGATCACCAACAGTGTGAGTACGTAAGAGGGTTTAGGTGTCTCTCAGTTTGTTGTGAATGTGTTCTCTTCACACTTCAGTCTGGAAGTCTCCTTCAGATGTGTCAGGTGTGATGGCGGAGGATGTGTCCCAGGGTTTATTGCGTAACTCCAGTCTGTCCTTATGTTCACAGGAACCACATGTCTGCTCAGGGGTCATGGTCTTAAAGCTGTCCCAGGACCGCTGGTCATCTGTGGTGGACTTGTCCTGAATATGCACATACAcagaataaagttttaataaaaattgagCATGAACGCTAATTACCTATAACCTTAGCCAATCtctaaaactatattttaatttattttgtaatgatatttcacaatatatatatatatatatatatatatatatatatatatatatatatatatatatatatatattagtggtgggtttagattatttttttttttaaatctagattaatctcactgtgatcttgaaattaatttagattaatctagattaaaatggctcactcaaattctgccgaaggcattcagaatgtgtgtttcccaaataaaattgacaaatatAAGTCTTTGacaggggtttatcaagctaggtggtgcattagaaaaggggctcatctcctgtttccaaagtgcatcacaaagtgcttgaaaaagtgggccctgtttgaaattgtttaatttgtatgtccgtttattttttatttatttgtgcaatttacaaaatgtttacttttttttttttttcaagtttgtaggtgtcaaggtacagaaaccaactaattaaatgtaaaatggcactggatagtcttcaaatgtaaaaatgaaatatacaatcaaacctacatttatttagACACCCATTTCAcatacatttctcacattattacagttttgctaaatatatcaaaatatatctggtgtctgaataatttttggtttgactgttaaaactacaaagtaattcagtcaagagcaacgagtgattttcatttttattttcttagattAACatcagcagccagtagctaaattagacgCGGTCAATTTAAGAGAAGATGAacacattccatttttttttcttcaaatgtttactttcacttaagaaataactgacagtttttttttttgagcataatttccaaggtgtaaattttgacatattttgtatgtatttgttggaacaagagcaaaaataagcaaattcgatctTCAAGTGTgtcgagacgcctttctctgcgtgaacaccagaacaccacaagtactgaattgggctctttcacatgtttttgtgtgttcaaactgcgatttgtattcgttcgttcaggtgcaggagggacttcgatgagaactttgcagaagagagctcgattcagtgtcgctgtccgtgatacgcggctctctctcttgtgcgcaccgaacacagcgcgcgagtaaccagctgctctgttcagcttttccacatcttgtttttggatgctttaatgtttaaatcaacaagcgttaaggcttaaaaacacgtgaaaaagaagATAAGCTTTCTTgatgatgcgcagcagtggcccgtcaactgtcctgagcatctttttaggctgttcTCAgtcagtcagttatataaaatatcaaggtgaaagtcatcatagcttgcttagaatagacccagctctcaacccaactttgagaatagattaatggtGATaccggcccaccactaatatatatatataaattaaaatatatgatatacaaACTTGTTCACACTACATACACATTTAGGATCAGCCACCACTATTATAACAaagacaatacatttatttacattttatagtgCTATAACAATTATCACCCATTTCTATGGTATTCTGGCAGAATCCATCACTAAAGCGCCataaggctgaaaaaaaaaaaaaaacacattttatctcaTCTGAAACAGAACTAATGAAAATGTGCTTGTGCATTtgcaatttgcatttaatgtgccTGAATGCACGTTTCGACAGCAGTGTAAAGACTAAATGGCCTTATAGTCTTGCTACATTACGACTTGTGTATACAACATATGGAGCGACTCACTCATCTGTATTAGTAGTGGTCTGCGCTGCGTTTTACACCCGGCTATTCCAGGTGTTCATTACTTCAGATGGCCAGAACACACACTTTCCATCCCATTGAGGCTAATGGTGTATCCTACAGCTATATGGCCTCCTAATGGTAGATAAATTGCATACAGTAGGGGCAGAATAATCTAATAATTCAAAGACTGGGGAAATATGAGGTTTggatatatatatgagagagagatagaccACTGCAAATTCATCTTGCAGTTCCCCTCCTCTCAAATCTATTCCCAACTTCCCTGAAAATGAGATGCATGAACCTGCCTATTTTGAAACGTTTGAGGCAATCAATTACAGGGTAGCTGTCGGCTCCCCCTCAGCTCAAATGCCTGCTGATTGCATGTGTGACGGATCGGGGAGATTGGAAAACGTCACGTAAATGACTCGTCTGAGGTATGACTGAGAATACCTTTCTCTGCCTTCCTCttgtttgtgagtgtttgtgaaGGGGTATGCTTAAACTCAAGCTGTGCGGGTCATTTGGCCGGTTACCGTGGAAATGAAAATAtcaagatacacacacacacattgtaacaTTATTACTTAGTAGAGACCAAACTGACCAAACTTTTGGCTCTCATTCAcatcctaataaataaataaatatctggtTTGCAGTCTTGTGTAGGCAAGCTACCATCCACGAGGGGTCGACAGCAGCCTGATTATAATTCACCCAATGTAACAGGTTGACAGTTGGCAAAATGGATACAAAAAGTATAATCTGGCAGCTAATTTGCATGCTAAACTCTGAAGAAGGAACATTTTGTCGAGCCGAAGTGTTTTTAATGTTGAAGAGGAGCCCGACTTTATTCCTAAGAGAATGCTAACGCGATTGTGCTGCTCTTGTGTATTTCCTTTGCCCTCCATCTCTCTTCCTCCCGAACGCTTTGCTCCCAACAACCCCACTTCACTTCCTTTAGCTTTCTCCATCTTTCCTTGTCAGGCCTTTTCTACTTACACTCGAAGAATTCTTTTCACCTCCGGCAGACGAAATGCTCCATCGCTTTTCCCTCTGTTGCAATAAAAATGAGGATAGGAGGGAAGAAAAAtgaagagagagcaagagagagagatagagagagagagagggatcacAGTCACCGAACATGTCTGGGGGGAagcaatgtttgttttaatttttgtttccttGATGGAAGAGTCTATAGATTAAATTTTGGAGGCATACGCGCTCCCTTCCcccatatttctttaaaataaaaaattaaaaaaaaaacagaggcaaCTTAAACGGCTACAGCATTATGCTCAAGAAAAGTGACTGCTAACTTCAGCATATATAAACCATATCAGACATGTCTATTGAAAAACCGCATTAGAGGAAGAAGAAACTTAGCACTGCAAACTAAAGAGAAGGCAATTCTGTGATGTTTTTGAGGCAAAAAGGACATCAATTATCTTAAAATCTGCTCAATAGtaatgaattaaatttatttcaattctgtttttttttcttaactccaTTCATTATTTCAGATACAGTTTAGCAAGCTGCTAAGATAGCAACACAATAAGATACCTAACTGAAACTACACTGAACTCTTTCTGATCAGAATCTTTTagtattgaataataaaaaagattttgataATCTTTATTCTATCATCTTTTCCTGCCAttttaaggctggaatacactacattaCTTTTTCCCAGATATTTTCCCCAAATTTTAAGTCTGGAATTTTTAATGTTAGTTGTCGAAAGTCAGAGCCAGTCTTTAGATTTGGGCAATTGTTGATTTTGGCAGAGTTGATAAAGGATTCTTACATATTGCATAGTGGCAATCCAAATGAATTCCATTCAGTTGGAGGTCATTTAGTTTTTGATGGCCAGTTTTTCTCTGTGAACAACGTTGGCAAGTTTAGGATAACCACGGTTTTAATCTCTGTTAAATTCTGAAAGTTGTGTAGTGCATTTCAGCCTTAGTATACAAAATTCACTGCGCTTACAATTATGAGCTTGATTTGTTGCTTTgcaagggatatatatatatatatatatatatcatgctgCCTCAGAAATGATCCAAAATGAGAAATATTAGAATTTGCTGCCTACAATTTGCAATAGCTTTCACATAAGGAGTACAAATATAAACCCTTAAAATGGTCTTGGTAGACAGCTCACCACACATTTGAAAAGAACTACCCTGCCTTTACTTATTTTCTAGCAAGTCCCTGTAGAGGATTCTTACAGACTTTAAGACTCCCTCACCCTCTCTTCCATTCTTCCCTTTTCTGAAAGTAGTGATGGGCAGGAAAGACATCAGCAAGAACACATAATCTGCACTACCCTAGACCATTGATGAGGTGTATGAAAATCACAGTATCGTTCGAATCACTCCTTTGATTTTTCCCCATCTCTTCCCTCATTACATTTAGCCATCGATTCcatcttgcatttttttttgtctgtttgccCACCAAAGTCTGTTTTTTACCCAAGAAAGATTCACCAATTTATGATTTTTACAGAGTTAACAACTGCATCTCCCCTTCTACACAAATACACTTTTGGGATTGGAGAAGTAGTAATAAGCAGACAGAAAGGAAGGTACAGCAACACAGCGGTGACCACAACCTACAGTCTGTGTCCACAACACAAATGAGGAAGCGCAGGTCAGAGAAGAAGTCGGCTGTTGCGCAATGAAGCAAAGGAAAGGTGTGAAAGGAGCAGTGTCTACAACAGCAGGGCATTGAGGGAGAGCAAGTTTAGATGCTGTGGGAGTTCTGTACTAGTCTAGAAGTTTCTATGGAGACTATAGGATGAGaaggataaaaaaagaaacactctCTATGACTCtatggctcacacacacacacacacacactgccctgTTTCTGTTACCTTTTCTCTGTTTGTCGCCCTTGGGTCTGCTGACTGTCTGGCTACAGTCAAACTATGACAAAATGCAGCAGTGCATtattacaaaaaagtaaataaatgacaaacaactgcattaatacacaaaataataaccaataaataaataaaaaatagtggatCAAGTAAAACAATGTGAGTATGGAACACAGAACAAGGAGCAGGATAGACAACAAGGCCTTTGTCAGAGATGAGTGTCTGGGGTTAATTCACTAAATCTTAGTTTTGCCAATTTGGTAGTAGTAattcataaaaatttaaataacggAGAAGAGCATTATAAGTggctttttatataattttagcaTTCTAAAGCCAGCTGAGTTGTCTGTATTGGAGTGATGTGCTAAAACTATATAGACTAGGTAAAATATGCCGGACTGCAATATAGCCTAATGCATTGTCCACAAAATGACACTGAAAAACTTTCAAAAGATACAATAGCATCATGCAATCATCAATTCTGTCGAATTCTGTCGAATGCCACATTTGTTTAGGCatgtttgcattgcattttaaattgaagTAGCATCATTCCTTTAGTGTATACATATCCTGAAACAACACTGGCAGAATTACGCAAATAAATGATGCAAAATTAATGAATTTTCCcctttacatttcattcattaCAGGACAAAAGAGACATCAGTGAGCTCTGGGGTCTCCAAACCAGAATAAAAGGCCAGAATTATAGTATCATGTTCAGATTAGGCTGTTTATTTCAGTGGTATATGTATCTTAACTTctatatagatttaaatataatCACATTACCACAAGAAATGTGGATGTATACGGTCACCTTCATTGCATACATGATCTCTGAGTTCCCTCCATTATAAAGTCATACATTATGTATAAAGGATAATGCGCTAAAAGCCTTAGCTGGTCTTTCTGCCATGACAGGCATTGCTGAGTTATACTGCATTATGTCAGCCCTGCTAATAGTCTGTAATCTATTCTACTGAGCTCTATGATAGAAGAAAACACAAAAGGACAAAATAGACACAACATTTGAGCTGAGCTACAATACAGCAGGAATAGTCCTACATGGAAAAATTTGCAGACATGACATATCTCACTAATTAGGTCTTAATTGGCACAGACTGCAAATTAGCATTTGACTGTGTGTGTATGGGTATGTAAGAGTCCCATCCCAGCTTTAAACCCCTTCATTAAGCTATTGGATGGTGCATTTGCTTCACGTTCTGTCAACACAATACTCggtaaagaaaatataattccAGAGCTAATTCTGTGTGGACAAAAGGTAAATACAAGATGGCAAAAAACATCAGTTATTGAATTAATACCCGAGAGGGATGAAGCTCTAGTATATGAGCTCTAGTACATACATATGCCACTCGTCCTCACTGAAGCACATTTTTACAAACACCTGAACTTCACAGTTGAGCTCAGATACCGATAATTTAATTATGTTCACAGTTTCAATGAGGCATAACCAAACATGATAAAAATAGGTAAACACTCACAGATGCACAATAATGTGCActtacaatcacacacacacacacacacacacacacacacacacacacattgtgtgaGTACTGATAAATGTTCAGAGCATAACCTTTAAAGCACAACAATTACAATATTAGATTCATGAAACCACTCTGCTACTGATACTATATATTATCAGTGCTATAGGGTTTTGAAAGGTTTAATGAGCCATTTATACTAGAAAGCAGTTTGAATAGTACTAGTTGATTGGGGTCACAGAATGTAATCATGCTTTGGATTAAATTTTCTAATTGCAGATGTTTCTAATGTTTCTTTCTAATAGCCTTTAACGCCTAGACATTATTTAAGtaggtgacttgacttaagtAGGATAAATATTTTAGCTgagaatatatttgtataaaaaaaagccAGCAATGTTGTCCAGAATACAGATGAGTTAGCTATAATGTATTTTACCAGAAGACTTTAGGATATTCTGGTCTCTGCTCTGTAAATGTATCTCCATTTAAAAAGCTGTGGTTGTAAGTATTtgcgtaaaaaaaaatgtaatgtactgAGACCTAATGTACTGAGCTCATAACAAAAAATGAGAATTTTTATTTCGTAAAATATTTCAATTGTggcttatgtttttatttacaaaattttacattttaataatttactgtGAAAGTACATTACTTTGATTAATGAATATtatacagaataatttaattatcatatatatatatatatatatatatatatatatatatatatatatatatatatatatatatatatatatatatatatatattacactcaagattttttttttttttttgttaaccagCTGTATCATCCTTTATAAGAAAAATGCATagaaatgtaacaaata
It encodes the following:
- the LOC113091772 gene encoding adhesion G protein-coupled receptor B2-like isoform X1, translating into MHTRKRHSELYHELNHSTKFHTIDRYNRDPAMSSFKREKRWSISSAGGEKNSSSDKSTTDDQRSWDSFKTMTPEQTCGSCEHKDRLELRNKPWDTSSAITPDTSEGDFQTEV
- the LOC113091772 gene encoding adhesion G protein-coupled receptor B3-like isoform X2, which encodes MHTRKRHSELYHELNHSTKFHTIDRYNRDPAMSSFKDKSTTDDQRSWDSFKTMTPEQTCGSCEHKDRLELRNKPWDTSSAITPDTSEGDFQTEV